One window of Siniperca chuatsi isolate FFG_IHB_CAS linkage group LG19, ASM2008510v1, whole genome shotgun sequence genomic DNA carries:
- the LOC122866827 gene encoding vascular cell adhesion protein 1-like isoform X1: MVTNNMLLSVLFVSGVLADCPQKPGLFITAPQKMEALSGSCLQIPCNFSAGSRQEFDSRSETFGVWIKSDSRFGINSNNVIFNSSRTVNIYPMKITGNLSQKNCTTLFSNLLTNYTDKYFFRIENGPFSATASCDPLQITVKDSPPSPRIEISGDLKEKESVTITCSAFTPCPHSPPKLTWSLQQDSHSYTEENTDGTFTTKIQATITLSDQHDGDNITCSARYPVNEGKDVKTAEERKTLSVSYAPKDTSGSISPSGLVSAGSWVNLTCSSRAKPPVSRFTWFKKSTDGPMTVSEGQVYSFNATDGGVYYCVATNDLGKQTSSEIHLTIEGAKQPDSSSPWGAVAGGIIGIIVLICVVVAVWWLKSKHPTSQQTQSLTAEEAARATEKEDIHYGEIDFSKLRPAPSSDSAQDSGQQQDTLYAQVKVSQPANSLTQTADGPEDLYAQVKKK; this comes from the exons ATGGTGACAAACAACATGTTACTGAGTGTCCTCTTTGTTTCAG GAGTTTTGGCTGATTGTCCTCAAAAGCCAGGCCTCTTCATTACTGCACCACAGAAGATGGAAGCACTGAGTGGATCTTGTTTGCAAATCCCATGTAACTTTAGTGCTGGATCACGACAAGAGTTTGACAGCAGAAGTGAAACCTTTGGAGTGTGGATTAAAAGTGACTCCAGATTTGGCATCAATTCAAACAATGTGATTTTCAACAGTAGTAGGACAGTTAACATCTATCCAATGAAAATTACTGGAAACCTGAGTCAGAAAAACTGCACCACTTTATTTTCCAATTTACTCACAAATTATACAGACAAATACTTCTTCAGAATTGAGAACGGGCCATTCAGCGCAACAGCTTCTTGTGATCCTCTTCAAATAACAGTTAAAG ATTCTCCTCCGAGCCCCAGAATTGAGATCTCAGGTGATCTGAAGGAGAAGGAGTCTGTCACTATAACCTGCTCAGCTTTCACTCCCTGTCCACACTCCCCTCCTAAACTCACCTGGAGCCTCCAACAAGACTCTCACAGctacacagaggaaaacacagatGGAACCTTTACAACTAAAATCCAGGCCACCATCACTCTGTCAGACCAACATGATGGAGACAACATCACCTGTTCTGCCAGATATCCTGTGAATGAAGGAAAAGATGTcaagacagcagaggagagaaagactcTCAGTGTTTCAT ATGCTCCTAAAGACACCTCAGGGTCCATCAGTCCATCAGGTTTGGTGTCAGCAGGTAGCTGGGTGAACCTGACCTGCTCCAGCAGAGCCAAGCCTCCCGTCAGCCGCTTCACCTGGTTCAAGAAGAGCACAGATGGACCCATGACTGTATCTGAAGGACAGGTTTACAGCTTTAATGCAACAGATGGAGGAGTTTATTACTGTGTGGCCACAAATGATCTCGGTAAACAAACATCATCAGAGATCCATCTGACTATTGAAG gAGCAAAACAGCCTGATAGCTCTTCACCATGGGGGGCAGTTGCTGGAGGGATCATTGGGATCATTGTACTAATCTGTGTGGTTGTTGCCGTTTG GTGGTTAAAGTCAAAACATCCAACTTCACAACAGACACAG AGCCTAACAGCTGAAGAAGCAGCCagagcaacagaaaaagaagacatCCATTATGGAGAGATCGACTTCTCCAAGCTGAGACCTGCTCCGTCCTCTGACTCAGCGCAGGACAGTGGACAGCAGCAGGATACGCTGTATGCACAGGTCAAAGTGTCCCAGCCAGCAAACAGCTTAACGCAGACTGCTGACGGCCCAGAGGATCTCTACGCTCAAGTGAAGAAAAAATGA
- the LOC122866822 gene encoding B-cell receptor CD22-like, translating into MWACLAMGYMAVLFMNTATCNTLLHVLFLSGALAVCPKVSNLFITAPQKMEALSGSCLQIPCNFRAEPEKKFDGIRNFAAWIKQSDNLYPSDVNFENTYPMNITGNLSHNRLTTLVSSLNPNYADTFYFRIQNSAFRATAVCNPLQINVTDSPPSPRIEISGDLKEKESVTITCSAFTPCPHSPPKLTWSLQQDSHSYTEENTDGTFTTKIQATITLSDQHDGDNITCSARYPVNEGEDVKTAEERKTLSVSCKTSRVCCWILSAHDDSCDVS; encoded by the exons ATGTGGGCTTGTCTG GCAATGGGTTACATGGCAGTCCTGTTTATGAATACTGCAACATGCAACACATTACTCCACGTCCTCTTTCTTTCAG GTGCTTTGGCTGTTTGTCCTAAAGTGTCAAACCTCTTCATTACTGCACCACAGAAGATGGAAGCACTGAGTGGATCTTGTTTGCAAATCCCATGTAACTTTAGAGCTGAACCAGAAAAAAAATTTGATGGCATCAGAAACTTTGCAGCGTGGATTAAACAGAGTGACAATTTATATCCAAGCGATGTGAATTTCGAAAACACTTATCCAATGAATATTACTGGAAACCTGAGTCACAACAGATTGACGACTCTGGTTTCCAGTTTAAACCCAAACTATGCAGACACATTCTACTTCAGAATTCAGAACAGTGCATTCAGGGCAACAGCTGTTTGTAATCCTcttcaaataaatgttacag ATTCTCCTCCGAGCCCCAGAATTGAGATCTCAGGTGATCTGAAGGAGAAGGAGTCTGTCACTATAACCTGCTCAGCTTTCACTCCCTGTCCACACTCCCCTCCTAAACTCACCTGGAGCCTCCAACAAGACTCTCACAGctacacagaggaaaacacagatGGAACCTTTACAACTAAAATCCAGGCCACCATCACTCTGTCAGACCAACATGATGGAGACAACATCACCTGTTCTGCCCGATATCCTGTGAATGAAGGAGAAGATGTcaagacagcagaggagagaaagactcTTAGTGTTTCATGTAAGACAAGCAGAGTTTGTTGTTGGATCCTGTCAGCACATGATGATTCATGTGACGTCAGCTGA